From one Streptomyces mobaraensis genomic stretch:
- a CDS encoding competence protein CoiA family protein produces MANGVWHTGYGIEINLSLPDLGHPDRPDLLQEIIVSVSERDPRLLECLAHHDKRECLSESGGKAPWMFIRRGRVGGRRPLVASHLPITHKATPAESAQHKATKERIVETAGRYGLAAVAEVPMANRRSVSDAVVTGPGGLRIGWEIQYHHLSPSSVHRRSVNAVEHGVTPLWVAKDRTASLIDRAPWARVDDMPWKDIAGGKEMVIRGGYRHLEVWKCAPSSERHCLVSDGAGHCGAIHADWFVPALCLPQRKPVQIEDLVLQSATGDSVPVYVPNRGNGRAGRHMWVSADDRARWQELVGEKTPLPAALAEAEDEDDVVTFAEQEIDRTCRAGEEGRFVSDGRPARDLGQPTGGFTLPRMPVQRSHGPMRITAVERAAASAALGCPPWELGLCAGCGQMMRRYGRNAAMYCRACRARLNGR; encoded by the coding sequence ATGGCTAATGGGGTGTGGCACACCGGATATGGCATAGAGATCAATCTGTCCCTGCCCGACCTGGGTCACCCGGACCGTCCCGACCTGCTCCAAGAGATCATCGTCAGCGTCTCCGAGCGCGACCCGCGGCTGCTCGAATGCCTCGCGCACCACGACAAGCGCGAGTGCCTGTCGGAGTCGGGCGGCAAGGCACCCTGGATGTTCATCCGCCGAGGACGCGTGGGCGGCCGGCGACCGCTCGTCGCCTCGCATCTGCCGATCACGCACAAGGCCACTCCGGCGGAGAGCGCCCAGCACAAGGCCACCAAGGAACGGATCGTCGAGACCGCCGGGCGGTACGGTCTGGCCGCCGTGGCCGAGGTTCCCATGGCCAACCGGCGGAGCGTCTCGGACGCTGTCGTCACCGGACCCGGCGGCCTGCGGATCGGCTGGGAGATCCAGTACCACCACCTCAGCCCCAGCAGCGTCCACCGGCGCTCGGTCAACGCCGTGGAGCACGGCGTCACCCCGCTCTGGGTGGCGAAGGACCGGACGGCTTCCTTGATCGACCGGGCGCCGTGGGCCCGTGTCGACGACATGCCGTGGAAGGACATCGCCGGAGGCAAGGAGATGGTGATCCGCGGCGGGTACCGGCACCTCGAAGTCTGGAAATGCGCACCGAGCAGCGAGCGTCACTGCCTCGTCAGCGACGGTGCCGGCCACTGTGGCGCGATTCACGCGGACTGGTTCGTCCCCGCACTGTGTCTCCCGCAGCGGAAGCCCGTGCAGATCGAGGACCTCGTCCTGCAGAGCGCCACGGGCGACAGCGTCCCGGTCTACGTACCCAACCGAGGGAATGGCCGCGCCGGCCGCCACATGTGGGTCTCGGCCGACGACCGCGCGCGGTGGCAGGAGCTCGTCGGCGAGAAGACACCTCTCCCTGCGGCCCTGGCCGAGGCGGAGGACGAGGACGACGTGGTCACGTTCGCCGAGCAGGAGATCGACCGCACCTGCCGGGCGGGGGAGGAGGGCAGGTTCGTCAGCGACGGTCGGCCCGCCCGGGATCTCGGTCAGCCGACCGGCGGCTTCACGCTTCCCCGTATGCCGGTCCAGCGCTCCCACGGCCCGATGCGGATCACCGCCGTAGAACGCGCCGCCGCCTCCGCCGCGCTGGGCTGCCCGCCGTGGGAGCTGGGACTGTGCGCCGGCTGCGGCCAGATGATGCGGCGCTATGGGCGGAACGCCGCCATGTACTGCAGGGCATGCAGGGCCCGCCTCAACGGGCGCTAG